In one window of Bradyrhizobium diazoefficiens DNA:
- a CDS encoding acetyl-CoA hydrolase/transferase C-terminal domain-containing protein → MPKFFADPDALAEEIIRDVGPDLVVGLPLGLGKANHVVNALYARACADPYIKLTLLSALTLEKPKPKVLIERRFITPVIDRLFGGYPDLAYADALRENRLPSNINVVEFFFLAGRWLHVPAAQQNYISANYTHAASYLLARGMNVVTQLVAKRVVDGVPRYSLSCNTDTTLDVLRERGAGRASFKLIAQVNSELPFMPGPGDLAAEAFSAVLDSTTTDFPLFAPPSEPISDTKYAIGLNAASVVRDGGTLQIGIGQIGDALAQGLILRHRDSAAFHDVVIRLSPARPAVAREAHAFEAGLYGVSEMVTEAFIGLIDAGILKRAVDGVVLHGAFFLGPKSFYRALREMPPDQIGRIQMMPVSFTNELYGDEERKRRARIGARFINNTMMATLLGAAVSDGLDDGQVVSGVGGQYNFVAQAFALEGARSVLTLEATRQAGRALKSNILWHYGHETIPRHLRDVFVTEYGVADLRGKSDAEVIAAMLAIADSRFQDELARVAKEAGKLPRGYEVPAAHRENHRERIAAALKPARDAGLLPSFPFGCDFTEVEQRLIPALEILQGAQHSPRALAGLLWEGLRRKPDTDDEACLARLGLDRPKTWPERFCRALVSAALARCSGA, encoded by the coding sequence ATGCCGAAATTCTTCGCCGATCCCGATGCGCTCGCGGAGGAGATCATTCGCGACGTCGGACCCGATCTGGTGGTCGGTCTGCCGCTCGGCCTCGGCAAGGCCAACCACGTCGTCAACGCCCTCTACGCGCGCGCCTGCGCCGATCCTTACATCAAGCTGACATTGCTGTCGGCGCTGACATTGGAAAAGCCGAAGCCGAAGGTCCTGATCGAACGCCGGTTCATCACGCCGGTGATCGACCGCCTGTTCGGGGGGTATCCCGATCTGGCTTACGCCGACGCGCTGCGCGAAAATCGGCTGCCGTCCAACATCAACGTGGTCGAATTCTTCTTTCTTGCCGGACGCTGGCTGCACGTGCCGGCCGCGCAGCAGAACTACATCTCGGCCAACTACACCCACGCCGCAAGCTATTTGCTGGCCCGCGGGATGAACGTGGTGACACAGCTGGTCGCCAAGCGCGTCGTCGACGGCGTGCCGCGCTACAGCCTGTCCTGCAACACCGACACGACGCTGGATGTACTGCGCGAGCGCGGCGCCGGACGCGCATCGTTCAAGCTGATCGCGCAGGTCAATTCCGAGCTGCCGTTCATGCCGGGCCCGGGCGATCTTGCGGCCGAGGCGTTCAGCGCCGTGCTGGACAGCACGACGACCGACTTTCCCCTGTTCGCGCCGCCGTCGGAGCCGATCTCCGATACCAAATACGCCATCGGCCTGAACGCGGCATCCGTGGTGCGCGATGGCGGCACGCTTCAGATCGGCATCGGGCAGATCGGCGATGCGCTCGCACAGGGCCTGATCCTGCGCCATCGCGACAGCGCAGCGTTTCATGACGTCGTCATTCGGCTGTCGCCGGCACGACCGGCCGTCGCACGGGAAGCCCATGCCTTCGAGGCCGGCCTCTATGGCGTCAGCGAGATGGTGACCGAGGCCTTCATCGGCCTGATCGACGCCGGCATTCTCAAGCGCGCCGTCGACGGCGTGGTGCTGCACGGCGCCTTCTTTCTCGGTCCGAAATCCTTCTATCGCGCGCTGCGCGAGATGCCGCCGGATCAGATCGGGCGCATCCAGATGATGCCGGTGTCGTTTACCAACGAACTCTACGGCGATGAGGAGCGGAAGCGTCGCGCCCGCATTGGCGCACGCTTCATCAACAACACGATGATGGCGACGCTGCTGGGAGCGGCAGTCTCCGACGGCCTCGACGATGGCCAGGTCGTGAGCGGTGTCGGCGGACAGTACAATTTCGTGGCGCAGGCCTTCGCGCTCGAGGGCGCGCGGTCGGTCTTGACGCTCGAAGCGACGCGACAAGCCGGACGCGCGCTGAAATCCAACATTCTTTGGCACTACGGGCACGAGACCATCCCACGGCATCTGCGCGATGTCTTTGTCACCGAATACGGCGTTGCCGATCTCAGAGGAAAGTCGGATGCCGAGGTGATTGCGGCGATGCTCGCGATCGCTGACTCCCGCTTCCAGGACGAGCTGGCGCGGGTCGCCAAGGAGGCAGGCAAGCTGCCGCGAGGCTACGAGGTCCCGGCGGCCCACCGCGAAAACCATCGCGAGCGGATCGCGGCAGCGCTCAAGCCCGCGCGCGACGCCGGGCTGTTGCCGTCGTTTCCATTCGGCTGCGATTTCACCGAGGTGGAGCAGCGCCTCATCCCGGCGCTCGAGATCCTGCAAGGTGCGCAACATTCGCCGCGTGCGCTGGCGGGCCTGCTTTGGGAGGGATTGCGTCGAAAGCCTGATACGGATGACGAGGCGTGTCTCGCGCGTCTCGGCCTCGATCGACCAAAAACGTGGCCGGAGCGCTTTTGTCGCGCGCTGGTCAGCGCGGCTTTGGCGCGCTGCAGTGGCGCCTAG
- a CDS encoding TolC family outer membrane protein, with amino-acid sequence MIGRAARAGRVMTRRRSGVGPVLATWTALGLCCALPATAWAEALPEALVKAYQTNPQINAERARQRATDENVPQALAGYRPQIVASLSAGLQAVRNLLPDNTIQTARLKPWTIGVTVSQTLFNGFRTANSVRVAELQVQSGREALRNVGQGVLLDAVTAYTNVLANQSLVEAQRSNVAFLRETLSITQRRLNAGDVTPTDTAQAEARLSRGLADLNAAEVALAISQATYAQVIGNSPAQLRPAEVVDRYLPKSREDSITMAIREHPAVMAAGFDVDIASTNIRVAEGALLPSASLQGSISRSRDNDPSLSTFATDQASIVANVTAPIYDGGQAASQTRQAKEVTAQSRLVLDQVRNQARTAAVSAWVANEGAKIAVSASESEVKAATVALQGVQREAAGGQRTTVDVLNSQADLIQARARLIGALRDRVIASYTLLSAVGHLDVKTLSLNTPDYLPEVHYHQVRDAWHGLRTPSGQ; translated from the coding sequence ATGATTGGGCGTGCCGCCAGAGCTGGTCGCGTGATGACGCGGCGTCGATCGGGCGTGGGTCCTGTCCTGGCGACATGGACCGCGCTGGGACTCTGTTGCGCCCTGCCCGCGACGGCATGGGCGGAAGCCCTGCCGGAGGCGCTGGTCAAGGCCTACCAGACCAATCCGCAAATCAACGCCGAGCGCGCAAGGCAGCGCGCCACCGACGAGAACGTGCCACAGGCGCTCGCCGGCTATCGGCCGCAGATCGTGGCGAGCCTCAGCGCCGGCCTGCAAGCGGTGCGCAACCTGCTTCCGGACAACACCATCCAGACCGCGAGGCTGAAGCCCTGGACCATCGGGGTCACAGTGTCGCAGACCCTGTTCAACGGCTTCCGGACCGCCAACAGCGTACGGGTTGCGGAGCTCCAGGTGCAGTCCGGACGCGAGGCATTGCGCAATGTCGGCCAAGGCGTGCTGCTCGATGCGGTCACCGCCTACACCAACGTGCTCGCCAACCAGTCACTGGTCGAGGCGCAACGCTCCAACGTCGCCTTCCTGCGCGAGACGCTCTCCATCACCCAGCGCCGCCTCAATGCCGGCGACGTCACCCCGACCGATACCGCCCAGGCCGAGGCGCGCCTCAGCCGCGGCCTTGCCGATCTCAACGCCGCCGAAGTCGCACTCGCCATAAGCCAGGCGACCTATGCGCAAGTGATCGGCAATTCACCCGCACAGCTTCGCCCCGCCGAGGTCGTCGATCGCTATCTGCCGAAGAGCCGCGAGGATTCGATAACGATGGCGATCCGCGAGCATCCGGCAGTGATGGCCGCGGGCTTCGACGTCGACATCGCCTCGACCAATATCCGCGTCGCCGAAGGTGCGCTGCTGCCGAGCGCCAGCCTCCAGGGCAGCATCAGCCGCAGCCGCGACAACGACCCATCGCTCAGCACCTTCGCCACCGACCAGGCCTCGATCGTCGCCAACGTCACGGCGCCGATCTACGACGGCGGCCAGGCCGCCTCACAGACCCGGCAGGCCAAGGAAGTCACCGCGCAGAGCCGGCTCGTGCTCGATCAGGTGCGCAACCAGGCGCGCACCGCGGCAGTCAGCGCCTGGGTCGCCAACGAGGGCGCCAAGATCGCGGTCTCGGCCTCGGAGTCCGAGGTGAAGGCTGCGACCGTCGCGCTCCAGGGCGTGCAGCGCGAGGCCGCCGGCGGACAGCGCACGACGGTTGACGTCCTCAACTCGCAGGCCGATCTGATCCAGGCCAGGGCCCGTTTGATCGGCGCGTTGCGTGACCGCGTCATCGCCTCCTACACGCTGCTGAGCGCCGTCGGCCACCTCGACGTCAAGACGCTGAGCCTGAACACGCCCGACTATCTGCCCGAGGTGCACTATCATCAGGTCCGCGATGCCTGGCATGGCCTGCGCACGCCGTCGGGGCAGTAG
- a CDS encoding amidohydrolase family protein, whose amino-acid sequence MTDQVHARAEQPATPINFDVPAHACDCHTHIHGEVEKFPFFAGRVYTPGPASPEEMAALHKALHIDRVVIVTPSVYGTDNSSSLFGMKARGATARGVAVIDDETTEAQLDAMQVDGFRGIRINLATDGINDPDVGRTRFTVAVERMKARGWHVQLYTTLAMISAIRDLVLAAPVPAVFDHFGGLEASLGLEQPGFSDLIALVKSGKAYVKISGAYRSSKLAPEYQDMAPYARALIAANADRIVWGTDWPHPDSAQVQGRKATDIAPFHPIDDGRLLNQLPLWAPDADMRKKILVDNPARLYGF is encoded by the coding sequence ATGACCGACCAAGTCCACGCGCGCGCAGAGCAACCCGCGACGCCGATCAATTTCGACGTGCCGGCGCACGCCTGCGACTGTCACACCCATATCCACGGCGAAGTCGAAAAATTTCCGTTCTTCGCGGGGCGCGTCTATACGCCGGGACCGGCAAGCCCCGAAGAGATGGCGGCACTGCACAAGGCGCTGCATATCGACCGCGTGGTGATCGTCACGCCGAGCGTCTACGGCACCGACAATTCCTCCAGCCTGTTCGGCATGAAGGCCCGGGGCGCAACCGCGCGCGGAGTGGCCGTGATCGACGACGAGACCACGGAGGCCCAGCTCGACGCGATGCAAGTGGACGGCTTTCGCGGCATCCGCATCAATCTCGCGACCGACGGCATCAACGATCCCGACGTCGGCCGCACCCGTTTCACTGTCGCCGTCGAGCGCATGAAGGCGCGCGGCTGGCACGTGCAGCTCTACACCACGCTGGCGATGATCTCCGCGATCAGGGATCTTGTGCTGGCCGCACCGGTGCCTGCGGTGTTCGACCACTTTGGCGGGCTGGAGGCCTCGCTCGGATTGGAGCAGCCGGGATTTTCCGACCTCATCGCGCTGGTCAAATCCGGCAAGGCTTATGTGAAGATTTCGGGCGCCTACCGCTCGTCCAAGCTCGCGCCCGAGTATCAGGACATGGCGCCCTATGCGCGTGCATTGATCGCCGCGAACGCGGATCGCATCGTCTGGGGGACCGACTGGCCGCACCCGGATTCGGCGCAAGTCCAGGGCCGCAAAGCCACTGATATCGCACCGTTCCACCCGATCGACGACGGCCGGCTGCTCAACCAGCTTCCACTGTGGGCGCCCGATGCGGACATGCGCAAGAAGATCCTGGTCGACAATCCGGCACGACTCTACGGCTTCTGA
- a CDS encoding LysE family translocator yields MPPSHYLAALFSGIGIGFTVAAPIGPMGMLCIQRTLASGMATGLATGFGAATVHLTYSAFVVLGLGALAQPWVEANAVVFGIVSAITLLWFAIRTHRCSLVLQDTGELDKVRLARAYLSAIALGLTNPLTVILFLAALHAFSTQAAAAPLIAGVFVGSAVWWMMLSTIVATARSRLTPRMLSLSSRFASLMLLGLGTTMLLRIAQRMLG; encoded by the coding sequence ATGCCTCCATCACATTATCTTGCCGCGCTTTTCTCCGGCATTGGAATCGGTTTCACCGTCGCGGCTCCCATCGGGCCAATGGGCATGCTGTGCATTCAGCGCACATTGGCATCGGGCATGGCCACAGGGCTCGCCACCGGCTTCGGTGCGGCAACTGTGCATCTCACCTACAGCGCCTTCGTCGTCTTGGGATTGGGCGCGCTTGCACAGCCTTGGGTCGAGGCGAATGCCGTCGTCTTCGGCATCGTCTCGGCGATCACGCTGCTGTGGTTCGCGATCCGCACGCATCGCTGTTCCCTCGTGCTCCAGGACACCGGTGAGCTCGACAAAGTGCGTCTCGCACGCGCCTATCTCAGCGCCATCGCGCTCGGGCTGACCAATCCATTGACGGTCATCCTGTTTCTGGCAGCGCTGCACGCGTTCTCCACGCAAGCCGCTGCGGCACCGCTGATCGCGGGCGTCTTCGTCGGCTCTGCCGTCTGGTGGATGATGCTCAGCACGATCGTCGCAACCGCGCGCTCACGACTGACGCCGCGGATGCTGTCACTGAGCAGCCGGTTCGCGAGCCTCATGCTGCTCGGGCTCGGCACCACGATGCTGCTGCGGATCGCGCAGCGGATGTTGGGCTAG
- a CDS encoding efflux RND transporter permease subunit, with amino-acid sequence MDRLVALAVNRRFLMVGMFVAVFIGGLIAFNQLNIEAYPDPTPPMVDVVTQSPGLSAEEIERYITIPIETQVAGLKNLTTIRTISLYGLSDVKLQFSFAYTYEEALQQVLNRLAQLAPLPGNVQPQISPLSPIGEIFRYRLVGPPNYSVLDLKTIQDWILQRRFRSVPGVIDVTGWGGKSKTYELQVDNNKLVANGLTLPQLLQAVSNSNVNVGGNTVNIGQQSAVVRGVGLIRSIDDLANTMVAQTNGNPVLVKDVATVTVGQKPRLGIAGLDDADDIVQGIVLMRRGEQSTPTINRVEQLVQQINGSTILPPGVRIERIYDRKDLIDLTTHTVLHNMVVGILLIVLLQWIFLGDLRSALIVGATIPFALFFAVIILVLRGESANLLSVGAIDFGLIVDATVIMVEAIFRRLTQTTPPNESEQMSPETLFGMKSHAILSAAADVSRSIFFAAAIIIAAFLPLFTLSGVEGNIFGPMARTYAYALAGGLLATFTVTPALSAIILPAHVEETETRVMQILHRIYMPVLRWAVANRSIMLGAAVGLVLMTVALGRLLGLEFLPKLEEGNLWIRATLPPTISLQEGNSYVNEMRKLIRARPEVESVVSQHGRPDDGTDAAGFFNAEFFAPLKPASEWPGTHDKEELTAELLKQLDDRFPGVEFNFSQYLQDNVSEAVSGVKGENSIKLFGSDLQALTDTANKIKSVLSTVQGITDLAVFTSLGQPTVQIDIDRAKAARYGLAPGDINATIKVAIGGDTAGDLYEPGSDRHFPIIVRLAPEYRRSAEAIQNIRIGAPGPNGSVTQIPLSEVATISLVSGAAYIYREQQERYLPIKFSVRERDLGSAIREAQQKIAEQVQLPPGSHMEWVGEFGNLQDAIRRLSIVVPISLALIAVLLWFNFGSMVDTLLAMSVIPMAIFGGVLGLLITGTAFSVSAAIGFIALFGIAVMDGIIILSQFNQLIDEGMDRVSAVIRTGELQLRPVLMTCVVAGVGLLPAALSGGIGSQVQKPLAVVVVTGMMLAPIVILVTLPVLISFFSRRAR; translated from the coding sequence ATGGATCGCCTCGTCGCCCTTGCCGTCAACCGGCGCTTCCTGATGGTCGGCATGTTCGTCGCCGTGTTCATCGGCGGCCTGATTGCGTTCAACCAGCTCAACATCGAGGCCTATCCCGACCCGACCCCGCCGATGGTCGACGTCGTCACCCAGAGCCCGGGCCTGTCGGCGGAGGAAATCGAGCGCTACATCACGATCCCGATCGAGACCCAGGTCGCGGGCCTGAAGAACCTCACGACCATCCGCACCATCTCGCTCTATGGCCTCTCCGACGTCAAACTCCAATTCTCATTCGCCTACACCTATGAAGAGGCGTTGCAGCAGGTCTTGAATCGCCTAGCGCAGCTCGCGCCGTTGCCGGGCAACGTTCAGCCGCAGATCTCGCCGCTCAGCCCGATCGGCGAAATCTTCCGTTATCGGCTGGTCGGTCCGCCGAACTACAGCGTGCTCGACCTCAAGACCATCCAGGATTGGATCCTCCAGCGCCGCTTCCGTTCCGTGCCCGGCGTGATCGACGTCACCGGATGGGGCGGCAAAAGCAAGACTTATGAGCTCCAGGTCGACAACAACAAGCTGGTCGCCAACGGACTGACGCTGCCGCAATTGCTCCAGGCGGTCAGCAATTCCAACGTCAATGTCGGCGGCAACACCGTCAATATCGGCCAGCAATCGGCCGTGGTGCGCGGCGTCGGCCTGATCCGCTCGATCGACGATCTCGCCAATACCATGGTCGCCCAGACCAACGGCAATCCGGTGCTGGTGAAGGACGTCGCCACCGTCACCGTCGGCCAGAAGCCGCGTCTCGGCATCGCCGGTCTCGATGATGCCGACGACATCGTGCAGGGCATCGTGCTGATGCGCCGCGGCGAGCAGAGCACGCCGACCATCAATCGCGTCGAGCAGCTGGTCCAGCAGATCAACGGCTCGACCATCCTGCCGCCGGGCGTGCGCATCGAACGCATCTACGACCGCAAGGACCTGATCGATCTCACCACCCACACCGTGCTGCACAACATGGTGGTCGGCATCCTGCTGATCGTGCTGTTGCAGTGGATCTTCCTCGGCGATCTCCGCAGCGCGCTGATCGTCGGCGCCACCATTCCGTTTGCGCTGTTCTTCGCCGTGATCATCCTGGTGCTGCGCGGGGAATCCGCGAATCTTCTGTCGGTGGGCGCCATCGATTTCGGCCTGATCGTGGACGCCACCGTCATCATGGTGGAGGCGATCTTCCGACGCCTGACGCAAACCACGCCGCCGAACGAATCCGAGCAGATGTCGCCCGAGACGCTGTTCGGTATGAAGAGCCATGCCATCCTCAGCGCCGCGGCCGACGTCTCGCGCTCGATCTTCTTTGCCGCCGCGATCATCATCGCGGCATTTTTGCCGCTGTTCACGCTGTCCGGCGTCGAGGGTAACATTTTCGGCCCGATGGCACGGACCTATGCCTACGCGCTTGCCGGCGGTCTGCTTGCGACCTTCACCGTCACGCCAGCGCTGTCCGCGATCATCCTGCCCGCGCATGTCGAGGAGACCGAGACCAGGGTGATGCAGATCCTGCACCGGATCTACATGCCGGTGCTGCGTTGGGCGGTCGCCAATCGCAGCATCATGCTCGGCGCTGCGGTGGGCCTCGTGCTGATGACGGTGGCGCTCGGCCGGCTGCTTGGCCTCGAATTCCTCCCCAAGCTCGAAGAGGGCAATCTCTGGATCCGCGCCACGCTGCCGCCGACCATCTCGCTCCAGGAAGGCAATTCCTACGTCAACGAGATGCGCAAGCTGATTCGCGCCCGGCCCGAGGTCGAGTCCGTGGTGTCGCAGCATGGCCGTCCCGACGACGGCACCGACGCCGCCGGCTTCTTCAACGCCGAGTTCTTCGCGCCGCTGAAGCCCGCGAGCGAGTGGCCCGGCACGCATGACAAAGAGGAGCTGACTGCGGAGCTGCTCAAGCAGCTCGACGATCGATTCCCCGGCGTCGAGTTCAACTTCTCGCAATATCTGCAGGACAACGTCTCGGAAGCGGTCTCCGGCGTTAAGGGCGAGAACTCGATCAAGCTGTTCGGCAGCGATCTCCAGGCGCTGACCGACACTGCCAACAAGATCAAGTCGGTGCTATCGACCGTGCAGGGCATCACCGACCTCGCGGTGTTCACCTCGCTCGGGCAGCCGACCGTCCAGATCGACATCGACCGTGCCAAGGCCGCGCGCTACGGACTCGCTCCCGGCGACATCAACGCCACCATCAAGGTCGCGATCGGCGGGGACACCGCGGGCGATCTCTACGAGCCGGGATCTGACCGCCATTTCCCGATCATCGTTCGCCTCGCGCCGGAATATCGCCGGAGCGCGGAGGCGATCCAGAACATCCGGATCGGCGCGCCCGGGCCGAACGGCTCCGTCACGCAGATTCCCCTCAGTGAGGTGGCTACGATCAGCCTCGTCTCCGGCGCGGCCTACATCTATCGCGAGCAGCAGGAGCGCTACCTGCCGATCAAGTTCTCGGTGCGAGAGCGCGACCTCGGCAGCGCCATCCGCGAGGCCCAGCAGAAGATCGCCGAGCAGGTGCAATTGCCGCCGGGATCGCACATGGAATGGGTCGGCGAGTTCGGCAATCTCCAGGATGCGATCCGGCGGCTGTCGATCGTGGTGCCGATCTCGCTGGCGCTGATCGCCGTCCTGCTCTGGTTCAATTTCGGTTCGATGGTCGACACGCTGCTCGCCATGAGCGTGATCCCGATGGCGATCTTCGGCGGCGTGCTCGGGCTATTGATTACCGGCACCGCCTTCAGCGTCTCGGCCGCGATTGGCTTCATCGCGTTGTTCGGCATCGCCGTGATGGACGGCATCATCATCCTGTCGCAGTTCAACCAGTTGATCGATGAGGGCATGGACCGCGTGAGCGCGGTGATCCGCACCGGCGAGTTGCAGCTCCGCCCGGTGCTGATGACCTGCGTGGTCGCCGGCGTCGGCTTGCTGCCGGCCGCGCTGTCGGGAGGCATCGGCTCGCAGGTGCAGAAGCCGCTCGCGGTCGTCGTCGTCACCGGCATGATGCTGGCGCCGATCGTGATTCTGGTGACGCTGCCGGTCCTGATCTCCTTCTTCTCCCGCCGCGCGCGCTGA
- a CDS encoding efflux RND transporter periplasmic adaptor subunit encodes MVAENTKRLQVLTKRRVITSVVLLALAGAGAYGFLFTGGKQKNHSEVSSQSRRSAQNFTPTPSEWATLTIEPVNAKTFRAEYVTEGKVAVDEDRSTPVFSPYAGRVTKLLAKPGESVTQGQPLFTIEAADTVQAQNDFIAAMTSQNKAKSALELADIQYRRAKDLYEGRAIPLKDYQQAEATQVQAQNDMRSSVTALEAANNKLRILGFTDETIKAFQNKSTINPEITIYAPISGTVVQRKVGPGQYVSAGASDPVFVIGDLSTVWLTAFVRESDAAMVNVGQDIAVNVMALPGRPLTAKINYVAAAIDPNTRRLLVRATIDNKDGLLKPEMFANVTIYSAGDRAAPGVPKQALIYEGDQVRIWVAREDKSLELRQIKVGLINGNLAEVTSNLKPGENIVVKGSLFIDRAASGS; translated from the coding sequence ATGGTAGCTGAAAATACCAAGCGATTGCAGGTGCTTACAAAACGACGGGTGATCACATCCGTAGTTTTACTGGCGCTTGCCGGGGCTGGCGCCTACGGCTTTCTCTTTACGGGTGGCAAGCAGAAGAACCATTCCGAAGTCTCCAGCCAGTCGCGCAGGAGCGCTCAGAATTTCACGCCGACACCATCCGAATGGGCGACGCTAACGATCGAGCCGGTCAACGCCAAAACGTTCCGCGCCGAGTACGTCACCGAGGGCAAGGTCGCGGTCGATGAGGATCGCTCGACGCCGGTGTTCTCGCCCTATGCGGGCCGCGTGACCAAGCTGCTTGCCAAGCCCGGCGAGAGCGTGACGCAAGGTCAACCGCTGTTCACAATCGAGGCCGCCGACACCGTGCAGGCCCAGAACGATTTCATCGCGGCGATGACGTCGCAGAACAAGGCGAAGTCGGCGCTCGAGCTTGCCGACATCCAGTACAGGCGCGCCAAGGATCTCTACGAAGGCCGTGCCATTCCGCTCAAGGATTATCAACAGGCGGAAGCGACCCAGGTGCAGGCGCAGAACGACATGCGCTCCTCGGTGACGGCGCTGGAGGCCGCAAACAACAAGCTGCGCATCCTCGGTTTCACCGACGAGACGATCAAGGCGTTCCAGAACAAGAGCACCATCAATCCGGAGATCACGATCTATGCGCCGATCTCGGGCACGGTCGTGCAGCGCAAGGTCGGGCCCGGTCAGTACGTCAGCGCTGGTGCCAGCGATCCGGTGTTCGTGATCGGCGATCTTTCGACGGTCTGGCTCACCGCCTTCGTGCGAGAGAGCGATGCCGCCATGGTGAATGTCGGACAAGACATTGCGGTCAACGTAATGGCGCTGCCGGGCCGCCCCTTGACCGCCAAGATCAACTACGTCGCCGCCGCGATCGATCCCAATACCCGCCGCCTGCTGGTCCGCGCCACCATCGACAACAAGGACGGCCTACTCAAGCCGGAAATGTTCGCCAACGTCACGATCTATTCGGCCGGCGACCGCGCGGCACCTGGAGTGCCGAAGCAGGCGCTGATCTACGAAGGCGACCAGGTCCGCATCTGGGTCGCGCGTGAGGACAAGTCGCTCGAGCTGCGCCAGATCAAGGTCGGCCTCATCAACGGCAACCTCGCCGAGGTCACCAGCAACCTGAAACCCGGCGAGAACATCGTCGTCAAAGGCAGCCTGTTCATCGACCGCGCGGCGTCCGGTAGCTGA
- a CDS encoding CoA transferase, which yields MQSPVDILSDIWTSAGGDAAALARVRLTGEEPQIPSSFRVAVAGQTTIAATGLAAAEIWRLRSGEAQDVTVDMRHAVVECRSERYLRLDDKPPPPAWDAIAGVYSTGDNRFVRCHTNFRHHRDAVCKVLGCEAEREKVQAALMQWKGENFETTVYAAGGVVALMRSYDEWSALPQARALAELPLISIEKIGDAPPKPWPRGDRPLSGLRVLDLSRVIAGPVAGRTLAAHGADVLLVSGPELPAIPWLTIDTGRGKLTTFIELKSEAGRAQMRALLKDADIFSQGYRPRALAALGFSPEEAASINPGIVYVTLSAYGHAGPWAERRGFDSLVQTTTGFNHAEGKAAGIDGPKELPAQMLDHATGYLMAFGAMMAKARQAREGGSWHVRVSLAQTGRWLWNLGRLDGGLSTPDLAGEAVHAAFMETVSSGFGTLNAVRHSAVLSRTPAQWRRPAMPLGSHPSQWPARS from the coding sequence ATGCAAAGCCCCGTCGACATTCTCAGCGATATCTGGACCTCCGCCGGCGGCGATGCGGCCGCGCTCGCGCGTGTACGACTGACCGGCGAGGAGCCGCAGATCCCGTCTTCGTTTCGCGTCGCCGTCGCCGGGCAAACGACAATCGCCGCCACAGGCCTCGCCGCTGCCGAGATCTGGAGACTGCGCAGCGGTGAGGCGCAGGACGTGACCGTCGACATGCGCCACGCCGTCGTCGAGTGCCGTTCGGAACGTTATCTGCGCCTCGACGACAAACCGCCGCCGCCTGCCTGGGACGCCATCGCGGGAGTCTACAGCACCGGCGACAACCGCTTCGTCCGCTGCCATACCAATTTTAGGCATCACCGCGACGCCGTCTGCAAGGTGCTCGGCTGCGAGGCGGAGCGCGAGAAGGTGCAGGCCGCGTTGATGCAATGGAAGGGCGAGAATTTTGAAACCACGGTCTATGCCGCCGGTGGCGTCGTTGCGCTGATGCGCTCCTACGACGAATGGTCCGCGCTGCCGCAGGCACGTGCGCTCGCCGAATTGCCGCTGATCTCGATCGAGAAGATCGGCGACGCACCGCCGAAGCCGTGGCCAAGAGGCGATCGCCCGCTCTCGGGTCTCCGCGTACTCGACCTCTCCCGCGTCATCGCAGGTCCCGTCGCGGGCCGCACGCTCGCTGCGCACGGTGCGGATGTTCTGCTGGTGTCAGGGCCCGAGCTGCCCGCCATTCCCTGGCTCACCATCGACACCGGCCGCGGCAAGCTCACCACTTTCATCGAGCTGAAGAGCGAGGCGGGCAGGGCGCAGATGCGCGCACTGTTGAAGGACGCCGACATCTTCTCGCAAGGTTATCGTCCACGCGCGCTCGCCGCCCTCGGCTTCTCGCCGGAGGAAGCAGCCAGCATCAATCCCGGCATCGTCTACGTCACCCTGTCCGCTTACGGCCATGCCGGCCCATGGGCCGAGCGCCGCGGCTTCGATTCGCTGGTGCAGACCACGACCGGCTTCAACCATGCGGAAGGCAAGGCCGCTGGCATCGACGGTCCCAAGGAATTACCGGCGCAGATGCTCGATCACGCGACCGGCTATCTGATGGCGTTCGGTGCGATGATGGCCAAGGCGCGCCAGGCCCGCGAAGGCGGCAGCTGGCACGTGCGCGTGTCGCTGGCGCAGACAGGACGCTGGCTGTGGAATCTCGGCCGGCTCGACGGCGGTCTCAGCACCCCGGATCTTGCGGGCGAGGCCGTACATGCTGCGTTCATGGAAACCGTGTCATCTGGCTTCGGCACGTTGAACGCGGTGCGCCATTCGGCGGTGCTGTCGAGGACGCCGGCGCAATGGCGCCGCCCTGCCATGCCGCTCGGCAGCCATCCGTCACAATGGCCGGCACGAAGCTGA